A stretch of Faecalibacterium duncaniae DNA encodes these proteins:
- a CDS encoding PD-(D/E)XK nuclease family transposase, producing MRFVQLDEKNEERMNAIRKFTLMDDTFMTQVFSGDKESTQELLRIILKRKDLTVARSATQLTIGNLFGRSVRLDIYATDDAGKQYDIEVQQEDKGAAPERARLNSALFDSRLTTSGEKYSDLPETYIIFITANDVLGDGLPVYNIERTIQETGKLFHDRAHIVYVNGAYRGTDEVGALMQDFRCDDYRDIRNPKIRARVKYFKEETEGVAAMCKTMQVIVDREREDAEVAKGKRIALNLWKNGEHDLDKIAQTTELSLEQVREAITEPCSA from the coding sequence ATGCGGTTCGTACAGTTGGATGAGAAGAATGAAGAACGCATGAATGCTATCCGTAAATTCACCCTGATGGATGACACCTTTATGACACAGGTGTTTTCAGGAGATAAAGAGAGCACACAGGAGCTGCTTCGCATCATCCTGAAACGAAAGGACCTGACCGTCGCAAGGTCTGCAACACAGCTTACGATCGGCAATCTGTTTGGCCGTTCTGTACGGCTGGACATTTATGCAACGGATGATGCAGGCAAGCAGTACGATATCGAAGTACAGCAGGAAGATAAGGGAGCCGCTCCGGAACGGGCGCGGCTGAACAGTGCGCTGTTTGATTCCCGCCTGACGACTTCTGGCGAAAAATATTCTGACCTGCCTGAGACATATATCATATTTATTACGGCAAATGATGTTTTGGGAGATGGTCTGCCGGTTTACAATATTGAACGGACGATTCAGGAAACCGGGAAGCTGTTCCACGACCGTGCACATATCGTATATGTGAACGGCGCATATCGGGGAACGGATGAGGTCGGCGCGCTGATGCAGGATTTCCGCTGTGATGACTATCGGGATATCCGGAACCCCAAAATAAGGGCAAGAGTAAAATACTTTAAAGAAGAAACGGAAGGAGTGGCAGCTATGTGCAAGACAATGCAGGTGATCGTTGATCGGGAACGAGAAGATGCCGAGGTGGCAAAGGGAAAGCGCATTGCGCTCAATCTCTGGAAGAACGGAGAGCATGATCTGGATAAGATCGCCCAGACCACCGAACTTTCGTTAGAACAGGTGCGGGAGGCAATTACCGAACCGTGTTCTGCATAA
- a CDS encoding aldose epimerase family protein — MAQFLSKPFGMTPNGEKINEYIISNPGGLAVSVLNYGCIIKNIWVPTKSGPVDVVLGHDTYADYVKDFESSGSTCCGAFVGRYANRIENAVFNVGGKTYQLEANNGKNHLHGTFPRKLYEVKTFGDTLLLEAESPDGEDGFPGNLKISVRYILTEDNALRMDYRVSSDADTIINLTNHTYFNLDGGGDVLGQKLRIYASRYLEGNNETCPTGNILPVAGTPMDFRAGKPIGRDIDTGFSQTTMVGGGYDHCFVIDRGRGASQSLCAWASSDKTGISMKVYTTQPGVQLYTGNFLQDCPAPGKGGVPMQKYGGFALETQHFPCSPSHPEFPSTALRAGKVFRANTTLRFFTGKQCGKL, encoded by the coding sequence ATGGCACAGTTTCTCTCCAAGCCCTTTGGCATGACTCCAAACGGCGAAAAGATCAATGAATACATCATCTCGAACCCCGGCGGGCTGGCGGTCAGTGTGCTGAACTACGGCTGTATCATCAAGAATATCTGGGTGCCCACCAAGAGCGGGCCGGTGGATGTGGTGCTGGGCCACGACACCTACGCCGATTACGTCAAGGACTTTGAATCGTCCGGCAGTACCTGCTGCGGCGCGTTCGTGGGCCGGTATGCCAACCGCATCGAGAACGCCGTGTTCAATGTGGGCGGCAAGACCTATCAGCTGGAAGCCAACAACGGCAAAAACCACCTGCACGGCACCTTCCCGCGCAAGCTGTATGAGGTAAAGACCTTTGGCGATACCCTGCTTCTGGAGGCGGAAAGCCCCGATGGAGAGGATGGTTTCCCGGGAAATCTGAAGATCTCGGTGCGGTATATCCTCACCGAGGACAACGCCCTGCGGATGGATTACCGTGTCTCCTCTGATGCCGACACCATCATCAACCTGACCAACCACACCTACTTCAATCTGGATGGCGGCGGCGATGTGCTGGGCCAGAAGCTGCGCATCTATGCGTCCCGCTATCTGGAGGGCAACAACGAGACCTGCCCCACCGGCAATATCCTGCCCGTGGCGGGCACGCCGATGGATTTCCGGGCGGGCAAGCCCATTGGCCGGGACATCGACACCGGCTTTTCCCAGACCACCATGGTGGGCGGCGGCTATGACCACTGCTTTGTCATCGACAGGGGCCGCGGGGCCAGCCAGAGCCTGTGCGCCTGGGCTTCCAGCGATAAGACCGGCATCAGCATGAAGGTCTATACCACCCAGCCCGGCGTGCAGCTCTACACCGGCAATTTCCTGCAGGACTGCCCTGCCCCCGGCAAGGGTGGCGTGCCGATGCAGAAATACGGCGGCTTTGCGCTGGAGACCCAGCACTTCCCCTGCAGCCCCTCCCACCCGGAGTTCCCCTCCACCGCCCTGCGGGCCGGGAAAGTGTTCCGCGCCAACACCACCCTGCGGTTCTTCACCGGCAAACAGTGCGGGAAACTGTAA
- a CDS encoding efflux RND transporter permease subunit, translating to MEKFSVKKPFTVLVAVIMVIMLGLVSVQNMQTNLLPNVNTPYLMVVTVYPGASPERVENEVSDVMESALGTISGVKNVTATSAENYSLLLMEFEDDTDMNSAVVKVSNKVDQTASSLPSTCMTPSIIEYTLNMNAFMTVAVSREGSDSYELADFVNDTMVPYIERQGGVSNISANGLVTRMVQVQLDQEKIDAINEKLLEVIDVQLADAKAQLDTAEAQIEAGRKQYETQLASYDKLVSDTINSQYSGELQDSFMLVKKQAQALLDSVNQLIAVVNEPEIQQALIDVRDGLQRVVDKFNETGMQDIDSLIEIVAELRDITDKLTTALQELQQRLNAQGDTAGTTAGELADDLQVQQSLNNIYSTLESTIKAMDDVPGLMDQFTQIVGSYSQQQLQAYIKFTEAREMLNDYEKQLEDAKQQYEDAKQMAMENSDVAKMLDIDTLAQLIYAQNFSMPAGYVKDSSNKSWLLKVGEEYDSIEDISGALLLHVDGFGDVRLSDVADVQIIDNAEDSFTRLNGERSVVLKIFKSNSSSAGEVSGNCKAAFKELEQKYDGLHVVVLSNQGNYISIIVSSILSSMLIGAALAIIVLAIFLKDIKPTLVVGISIPLSVLFAVVLMYFTGLDMNIMTLAGLSLGIGMLVDNSIVVIENIYRLRSRGVPAARAAVQGTKQVGMAIMASTLTSVCVFLPVIFTSGVIKSLLQPMSMCIGYCLAASLIVALTVAPAASSTLLKNSKPKELKWFDKVQEKYVKSLEWCFQHRWAPLGAAVVLLVFCGWRVMSMGVEMLPTITSNEAIVTLSTEKDMTKEESYAVAENVIDALLAVDNVEEVGVTTDSRVAGMDVGQLGLPQTITDLLKAANSYGTYQINVMLDESLSSRQIEQAREALEEAVNGVENCTATVEISGMQELTSQLDMGLTVQVSGSDIDTMTALSEKVVDMVNEMDGFTNATNGLGSGDATINLQIDRDKVRSYGLTVAQVYQQIAAKLTTTTTAQTPVAIDGSTMNVQISNNLDPMTKENMMDMTFTTSVMAADGTTETGTCTLGDMATWVTGSTPDSITSKNQTRYISVTADAVEGTNTTTETRALEKKLNEFAASDEMPEGCSFYMGGGSEINGMVVDQMGQWMFLALPFVYLVMVAQFQSLLSPFIVLFTIPLAFTGGLLGLLLTGQQLTMISLMGFIVLMGTVVNNGIVFVDYANQLRIGGMERRAALIATGKTRMRPILMTTLTTVLAMLQLVFSGDMASQLMSGMAIVIIFGLTYATLMTLYVVPLMYDILFKKPPLNVDIGDENLDDIPDDAAEYIAQNTAQPE from the coding sequence ATGGAAAAATTCAGCGTCAAAAAACCGTTCACCGTTCTGGTTGCAGTCATCATGGTCATCATGCTGGGCCTTGTGTCCGTGCAGAATATGCAGACCAACCTGCTGCCAAACGTGAACACACCGTACCTGATGGTGGTCACGGTCTATCCCGGTGCTAGCCCGGAGCGTGTGGAGAACGAGGTCTCCGACGTGATGGAGAGTGCGCTGGGCACCATCTCGGGCGTGAAAAACGTCACCGCCACCTCGGCAGAAAACTACAGTCTGCTGCTGATGGAGTTTGAGGATGATACGGACATGAACAGTGCCGTGGTCAAGGTGTCCAACAAGGTGGATCAGACCGCCTCCAGCCTGCCAAGCACCTGTATGACCCCCTCCATCATTGAATATACCCTGAACATGAACGCCTTTATGACCGTGGCTGTCAGCCGCGAGGGCAGCGATTCCTATGAGCTGGCCGATTTCGTCAACGACACCATGGTCCCCTATATCGAGCGTCAGGGCGGCGTTTCCAATATTTCCGCCAATGGTCTGGTCACCCGGATGGTGCAGGTGCAGCTCGATCAGGAAAAGATCGATGCCATCAACGAAAAGCTGCTGGAAGTCATTGACGTGCAGCTGGCCGATGCAAAGGCCCAGCTGGACACTGCCGAAGCTCAGATCGAGGCGGGCAGAAAGCAGTACGAGACCCAGCTGGCCAGTTACGACAAGCTGGTCAGCGATACCATCAACAGCCAGTATTCCGGCGAACTGCAGGATTCCTTCATGCTGGTCAAAAAGCAGGCACAGGCCCTTTTAGACAGCGTCAACCAGCTCATTGCCGTGGTCAACGAGCCGGAGATCCAGCAGGCCCTGATCGATGTGCGGGACGGCCTGCAGCGGGTCGTGGACAAGTTCAACGAGACCGGAATGCAGGATATCGATTCTCTGATCGAAATCGTGGCGGAGCTGCGCGATATCACCGATAAGCTGACCACCGCTTTGCAGGAGCTGCAGCAGCGCCTGAACGCGCAGGGCGACACCGCCGGTACAACGGCCGGGGAGCTGGCCGATGATCTGCAGGTGCAGCAGAGCCTGAACAACATCTACAGCACACTGGAGAGCACCATCAAGGCCATGGACGACGTGCCCGGCCTGATGGACCAGTTCACCCAGATCGTGGGCAGCTATTCCCAGCAGCAGCTGCAGGCCTATATCAAGTTCACCGAGGCCCGCGAGATGCTGAACGATTACGAGAAGCAGCTGGAAGATGCCAAGCAGCAGTATGAGGATGCCAAGCAGATGGCCATGGAGAACTCCGACGTGGCCAAGATGCTGGATATCGACACGCTGGCACAGCTGATCTATGCCCAGAACTTCTCCATGCCCGCCGGTTATGTCAAGGATTCCAGCAACAAGTCCTGGCTGCTGAAGGTCGGCGAGGAGTACGACAGCATCGAGGATATCTCCGGTGCCCTGCTGCTCCATGTGGACGGCTTTGGCGATGTCCGCCTGTCTGACGTGGCCGATGTGCAGATCATTGACAACGCGGAGGACAGCTTTACCCGCCTGAACGGCGAGCGCTCTGTGGTGCTGAAGATCTTCAAGAGCAATTCTTCCAGCGCCGGTGAAGTTTCCGGCAACTGCAAGGCTGCCTTCAAAGAGCTGGAACAGAAATACGATGGCCTGCATGTGGTCGTGCTGTCCAACCAGGGCAACTACATCAGCATCATCGTCAGCAGCATCCTGAGCAGTATGCTCATTGGTGCGGCCCTTGCCATCATCGTGCTGGCCATCTTCCTCAAGGATATCAAGCCCACGCTGGTGGTCGGCATCAGTATCCCGCTGTCGGTGCTGTTTGCCGTGGTGCTCATGTACTTCACCGGTCTGGATATGAATATTATGACGCTGGCGGGCCTGTCCCTCGGCATTGGTATGCTGGTGGATAACTCCATCGTCGTCATCGAGAACATCTACCGTCTGCGCAGCCGCGGCGTGCCCGCTGCCCGTGCGGCGGTCCAGGGCACCAAGCAGGTGGGCATGGCCATCATGGCTTCCACCCTCACCTCTGTCTGCGTGTTCCTGCCCGTCATCTTCACATCGGGTGTCATCAAGAGCCTGCTGCAGCCCATGTCCATGTGCATTGGCTACTGTTTGGCTGCTTCCCTCATCGTGGCCCTGACGGTTGCCCCGGCGGCCTCCTCTACCCTGCTGAAAAACTCCAAGCCCAAAGAGCTCAAGTGGTTCGACAAGGTGCAGGAAAAGTACGTCAAGAGCCTGGAATGGTGCTTCCAGCACCGCTGGGCACCGTTGGGCGCGGCAGTGGTGCTGCTGGTGTTCTGCGGCTGGCGCGTGATGTCCATGGGCGTTGAGATGCTGCCCACCATCACCAGCAACGAGGCCATCGTCACCCTCTCCACCGAGAAGGATATGACCAAAGAAGAATCCTATGCTGTGGCCGAGAATGTCATTGATGCCCTGCTGGCTGTGGACAACGTGGAAGAGGTGGGCGTTACCACCGACAGCCGCGTGGCCGGAATGGATGTCGGCCAGCTGGGCCTGCCCCAGACCATCACCGACCTGCTGAAAGCCGCCAACAGCTACGGCACTTACCAGATCAACGTGATGCTGGACGAAAGCCTCTCCTCCCGGCAGATCGAACAGGCCCGCGAGGCGCTGGAGGAAGCTGTGAACGGCGTGGAGAACTGCACCGCCACCGTTGAGATCAGCGGAATGCAGGAGCTGACCAGCCAGCTGGATATGGGCCTGACCGTTCAGGTCTCCGGCAGCGACATTGATACCATGACTGCCCTCTCCGAGAAGGTGGTGGATATGGTCAACGAGATGGACGGCTTTACCAATGCCACCAACGGTCTGGGCAGCGGCGATGCCACCATCAACCTGCAGATTGACCGGGATAAGGTCCGTTCCTACGGCCTGACCGTGGCGCAGGTCTACCAGCAGATCGCCGCCAAGCTGACCACCACCACCACGGCCCAGACCCCCGTTGCCATCGATGGCTCCACCATGAATGTCCAGATCAGCAACAATCTGGACCCCATGACCAAGGAAAACATGATGGATATGACCTTTACGACCTCCGTCATGGCCGCCGACGGCACCACCGAGACCGGCACCTGCACGCTGGGCGATATGGCCACTTGGGTCACCGGCTCCACCCCGGACTCCATCACCAGCAAGAACCAGACCCGCTATATCAGCGTGACGGCGGATGCGGTGGAGGGCACCAATACCACCACCGAGACCCGCGCGCTGGAAAAGAAGCTGAACGAGTTTGCCGCATCCGATGAAATGCCCGAGGGCTGCAGCTTCTATATGGGCGGCGGCTCTGAGATCAACGGCATGGTGGTGGATCAGATGGGCCAGTGGATGTTCCTGGCTCTGCCCTTCGTCTACCTTGTTATGGTGGCCCAGTTCCAGAGCCTGCTCTCCCCCTTCATTGTTCTGTTCACCATTCCGCTGGCCTTTACCGGCGGTCTGCTGGGCCTGCTGCTCACCGGCCAGCAGCTGACCATGATCTCCCTGATGGGCTTCATCGTCCTGATGGGCACGGTCGTCAACAACGGCATCGTGTTCGTGGATTACGCCAACCAGCTGCGCATCGGCGGCATGGAGCGCCGCGCGGCCCTGATCGCCACCGGCAAAACACGAATGCGCCCCATCTTGATGACCACCCTGACCACCGTTCTGGCCATGCTCCAGCTGGTGTTCAGCGGCGATATGGCCAGCCAGCTGATGAGCGGTATGGCCATCGTCATCATCTTTGGCCTGACCTACGCCACCCTGATGACCCTGTACGTTGTGCCCCTGATGTATGACATCCTCTTCAAGAAGCCGCCGCTGAACGTGGATATCGGCGATGAGAACCTTGACGACATCCCCGATGATGCCGCCGAGTATATCGCCCAGAACACCGCTCAGCCGGAGTAA
- the galE gene encoding UDP-glucose 4-epimerase GalE: MAILVSGGAGYIGSHTCIELLNAGFDIVVADNYYNASPVVLDRVKQITGKDFRFYQADMTKHEDVEKIFTECPDIDAVIQFAAYKAVGESVSKPIEYYYNNLNCTLVILDVMRRHNCRNFVFSSSATVYGDPASVPITEDFPVGATTNPYGTTKAFTERILTDVCKADPTLNVALLRYFNPIGAHKSGLIGEDPNGIPNNLMPYIAKVAVGKLEKVHVFGNDYPTPDGTGVRDYIHVVDLARGHVCAIKKLQTNCGLFICNLGTGHGYSVLDVIHAFEKACGKKLPYVIDPRRPGDIAECYADPTKAKNELGWVAEYGIEEMCADSWNWQKNNPDGYHTVK; the protein is encoded by the coding sequence ATGGCAATTTTGGTTTCCGGCGGTGCCGGTTATATCGGCAGCCACACCTGTATCGAACTGCTGAACGCTGGCTTTGACATCGTGGTGGCAGATAACTATTACAACGCTTCCCCCGTGGTGCTGGATCGGGTCAAGCAGATCACCGGCAAGGACTTCCGGTTCTATCAGGCCGATATGACAAAGCACGAGGACGTGGAGAAGATCTTCACCGAGTGCCCTGATATCGATGCCGTCATCCAGTTTGCCGCCTATAAGGCTGTGGGCGAGAGCGTTTCCAAGCCCATCGAGTACTACTATAACAACCTCAACTGCACGCTGGTCATTCTGGACGTGATGCGCCGCCACAACTGCCGCAACTTCGTGTTCAGCTCTTCCGCCACTGTCTACGGTGACCCCGCCAGCGTGCCCATCACCGAGGACTTCCCCGTGGGTGCCACCACCAACCCCTACGGCACCACCAAGGCCTTTACTGAGCGCATCCTGACCGATGTCTGCAAGGCTGACCCCACCCTGAACGTGGCCCTGCTCCGTTACTTCAACCCCATCGGTGCCCACAAGTCCGGCCTGATCGGCGAGGACCCCAACGGTATCCCCAACAACCTGATGCCTTACATCGCCAAGGTGGCCGTGGGCAAGCTGGAAAAGGTGCATGTCTTTGGCAACGACTACCCCACCCCCGACGGCACCGGCGTGCGCGATTACATCCATGTGGTTGACCTGGCCCGGGGCCATGTCTGCGCCATCAAGAAGCTGCAGACCAACTGCGGCCTGTTCATCTGCAACCTGGGCACCGGCCACGGCTACAGCGTGCTGGATGTCATCCATGCCTTTGAGAAGGCCTGCGGCAAGAAGCTCCCCTATGTGATCGATCCCCGCCGCCCCGGCGATATCGCCGAGTGCTATGCCGATCCCACCAAGGCCAAGAATGAGCTGGGCTGGGTGGCTGAGTACGGCATCGAGGAGATGTGTGCCGACAGCTGGAACTGGCAGAAGAACAACCCCGATGGCTATCACACCGTGAAGTAA